One stretch of Asterias rubens chromosome 8, eAstRub1.3, whole genome shotgun sequence DNA includes these proteins:
- the LOC117293391 gene encoding uncharacterized protein LOC117293391 codes for MEIENNHTPETEAAANYFRRVLASALNPLLDQVEYQDRESKFDDVKESLRNITKLYKTALNQTTSGSRSDWNDAGNRCAYVFVYFMQHCHLVHYSLQQIQADISKNWQNKSSLNVCSIGGGPGSDLVGLTRFLTDAALFPPSLTCVVLDLYPNWKHTWGSVYDQLPETFDVTYRKCDLVNTAALQDDILRFVGKAHLLTFVKSFSAVASFLRQDQRRGDRLRAILRALKGGTYVLYIDNTHWDKSFLNNFALPAGLKVVFDLCGKQTLPFGQHSHTIREFSHHLDFRPMRNCDVTIWILYKNKSVRSNVQSTEACSRQGRGHCCINAHALSQEFRPVPARMPSAQSVPNTGSLSQHFVKPIAAPKFLPTVDTSYKYAYPTPTVNPTPATPTVRHHQDHRPQINEVYQPTRPCRAQTSEDTMRRQINDRNSAWKLFKRCVCCCFCCTDTLSN; via the coding sequence ATGGAGATCGAGAATAACCACACACCCGAGACCGAAGCAGCCGCTAACTACTTCAGACGTGTTTTGGCCAGTGCACTGAACCCTCTTTTAGATCAGGTCGAATACCAAGATCGAGAATCTAAGTTTGACGACGTGAAGGAGTCTCTGAGAAACATCACAAAGTTATACAAAACGGCACTGAATCAAACCACGTCTGGCTCCCGATCTGACTGGAACGATGCGGGTAACCGTTGCGCTTACGTGTTTGTGTATTTCATGCAGCACTGCCATCTAGTCCACTACTCGCTTCAACAAATCCAAGCTGATATCTCGAAAAATTGGCAAAATAAGAGTAGTCTGAACGTCTGCAGCATAGGTGGTGGTCCTGGATCGGATCTTGTTGGGCTGACCAGATTCCTTACGGACGCAGCTTTATTTCCACCCTCACTTACTTGTGTGGTTTTGGATCTGTACCCTAACTGGAAGCATACTTGGGGGTCAGTCTACGACCAACTGCCTGAAACATTTGACGTAACCTACCGTAAATGTGATCTTGTTAACACGGCAGCGCTGCAAGATGACATTCTACGCTTTGTTGGAAAGGCCCACTTGCTGACTTTCGTGAAATCTTTCTCGGCAGTGGCTTCATTCTTACGGCAGGATCAAAGACGAGGTGACCGCCTTCGAGCTATTCTTCGCGCGTTGAAAGGGGGCACGTATGTACTTTACATTGACAATACACACTGGGACAAATCTTTCTTAAATAATTTCGCTTTACCAGCCGGTCTTAAAGTTGTGTTTGACCTTTGTGGCAAGCAAACTTTGCCATTTGGTCAACATTCACACACGATTAGAGAATTCAGTCACCACCTTGATTTCAGACCAATGCGAAACTGCGATGTGACGATCtggattttgtacaaaaataaatccgttcGGAGCAATGTTCAGTCCACCGAGGCTTGTAGTAGACAAGGTCGAGGGCATTGTTGTATTAACGCACACGCACTAAGTCAAGAGTTTAGACCCGTTCCCGCCCGCATGCCTTCCGCCCAATCTGTTCCAAACACAGGTAGTCTATCACAACATTTTGTAAAGCCAATAGCAGCTCCAAAATTTCTGCCAACGGTAGATACTTCTTATAAGTACGCCTATCCGACACCAACTGTTAATCCAACACCAGCCACACCAACTGTTCGTCATCATCAAGATCACAGACCTCAGATAAATGAAGTGTACCAACCAACAAGGCCTTGCAGGGCTCAGACAAGTGAAGATACCATGCGAAGGCAGATAAATGACCGAAATAGCGCTTGGAAGTTATTTAAGCGTtgcgtttgttgttgtttttgttgcacaGATACATTAAGCAATTAG
- the LOC117293393 gene encoding uncharacterized protein LOC117293393, which produces METENNHTPETEAAANYFRRVLASALNPLLDQVEYQDRESKFDDVKESLRNITKLYKTALNQTTSGSRSDWNDAGNRCAYVFVYFMQHCHLVHYSLQQIQADISKNWQNKSSLNVCSIGGGPGSDLVGLTRFLTDAALFPPSLTCVVLDLYPNWKHTWGSVYDQLPETFDVTYRKCDLVNTAALQDDILRFVGKAHLLTFVKSFSAVASFLRQDQRRGDRLRAILRALKGGTYVLYIDNTHWDKSFLNNFALPAGLKVVFDLCGKQTLPFGQHSHTIREFSHHLDFRPMRNCDVTIWILYKNKSVRSNVQSTEACRQGRLHLPVPARMPSAQSVPNTGSLSQHFVQPRAAPKYQSTVDTSYKYAYPTPTVPTPATPTVRHHQDHTPRINEEYQPTRPCRAQTSEDARKQTNYRISAWKTFKRCFCCTRTDEFENE; this is translated from the coding sequence ATGGAGACCGAGAATAACCACACACCCGAGACCGAAGCAGCCGCTAACTACTTCAGACGTGTTTTGGCCAGTGCACTGAACCCTCTTTTAGATCAGGTCGAATACCAAGATCGAGAATCTAAGTTTGACGACGTGAAGGAGTCTCTGAGAAACATCACAAAGTTATACAAAACGGCACTGAATCAAACCACGTCTGGCTCCCGATCTGACTGGAACGATGCGGGTAACCGTTGCGCTTACGTGTTTGTGTATTTCATGCAGCACTGCCATCTAGTCCACTACTCGCTTCAACAAATCCAAGCTGATATCTCGAAAAATTGGCAAAATAAGAGTAGTCTGAACGTCTGCAGCATAGGTGGTGGTCCTGGATCGGATCTTGTTGGGCTGACCAGATTCCTTACGGACGCAGCTTTATTTCCACCCTCACTTACTTGTGTGGTTTTGGATCTGTACCCTAACTGGAAGCATACTTGGGGGTCAGTCTACGACCAACTGCCTGAAACATTTGACGTAACCTACCGTAAATGTGATCTTGTTAACACGGCAGCGCTGCAAGATGACATTCTACGCTTTGTTGGAAAGGCCCACTTGCTGACTTTCGTGAAATCTTTCTCGGCAGTGGCTTCATTCTTACGGCAGGATCAAAGACGAGGTGACCGCCTTCGAGCTATTCTTCGCGCGTTGAAAGGGGGCAcgtatgtactgtacattgaCAATACACACTGGGACAAATCTTTCTTAAATAATTTCGCTTTACCCGCCGGTCTTAAAGTTGTGTTTGACCTTTGTGGCAAGCAAACTTTGCCATTTGGTCAACATTCACACACGATTAGAGAATTCAGTCACCACCTTGATTTCAGACCAATGCGAAACTGCGATGTGACGATCtggattttgtacaaaaataaatccgttcGGAGCAATGTTCAGTCCACCGAGGCTTGCAGACAGGGTCGATTGCATTTACCCGTTCCCGCCCGCATGCCTTCCGCCCAATCTGTTCCAAATACAGGTAGTCTATCACAACATTTTGTACAGCCAAGAGCAGCTCCGAAATATCAGTCAACGGTAGATACTTCTTATAAGTACGCCTATCCGACACCAACTGTTCCAACACCAGCCACACCAACTGTTCGTCATCATCAAGATCACACACCTCGGATAAATGAAGAGTACCAACCAACAAGGCCTTGCAGGGCTCAGACAAGTGAAGATGCCAGAAAACAGACAAATTACCGAATTAGCGCTTGGAAGACATTTAAGCGTTGCTTTTGTTGTACTCGCACAGACGAGTTTGAGAATGAATAG